A genomic segment from Microbacterium sp. SORGH_AS_0428 encodes:
- the aroQ gene encoding type II 3-dehydroquinate dehydratase, translating into MTTARRLLLVNGPNLNLLGTREPGIYGTATLADVERIASEAAAAHGFQMRAVQSNHEGVLLDEIHAAREDCAGIVINPGGLTHTSVVLRDALSGVSLPVAEVHISDVTAREEFRHHSYVRDVAIVHVVGEGVQGYATAVDRLIRVIAGQADG; encoded by the coding sequence GTGACCACCGCACGTCGCCTCCTGCTCGTCAACGGCCCGAATCTGAATCTGCTCGGGACGCGCGAGCCCGGCATCTACGGGACGGCGACGCTCGCGGATGTCGAGCGCATCGCGTCGGAAGCCGCTGCTGCGCACGGCTTCCAGATGCGGGCCGTGCAGAGCAATCACGAGGGCGTCCTGCTCGACGAGATCCATGCCGCGCGCGAGGACTGCGCGGGGATCGTGATCAACCCGGGCGGTCTCACCCACACCTCCGTCGTGCTTCGTGATGCGCTCAGCGGTGTCTCGCTCCCGGTCGCGGAGGTGCACATCTCCGATGTCACCGCTCGTGAGGAGTTCCGGCATCACTCGTACGTGCGCGACGTCGCGATCGTCCACGTCGTCGGCGAGGGCGTGCAGGGCTACGCCACGGCCGTGGATCGCCTCATCCGGGTGATCGCCGGCCAGGCCGACGGCTGA